CCGTTCCGGGTCGCGAGCATCGGGGTCATAGAAATCGTTCAGGAAATCCGCGCTGATCTTTGTTCGCCCGGCGCTGAGCCGAACTTTGCGCGTAAACGTTCGCGGCTTGCGCTGGCCGTTCACGCGGAATTCCTGAAGCGGTTTGTCGTCAACGGACATTGCGAAGCGGGCCGTTTCGTCGCCGGCCTGATCTGCCGCGGCTTCGACCGTGATTTCGTATTCCCCCGCCACCGAGATTTCGAAGTAGCCGAACAGCGATCCAACAGTATTCAACTGACGGAAATCCTGACTGAAGTTGTTGTCTCCCAGCGATGACGTGAGTTCTTCACCGGACAGCCGCGTCTTCCGCGGCACGGAATAGTCCGTCGTGTCAATCACTTCGGCGGCCACCTGTTCCGCGGCAATCAGGTACTTTTCCAGCAGCAGCGGCGGCAGACTCAGCACATCGCCGATGTTGTCGAATCCTTCGCCGACGTCATCGGACGGGAAGTCGTCCGCCGGTCGAATTGTGATGCCGAACAGATCCTGAACCGTGTTGTTGTATTCCACACGATTCAGCCGCCGAATCGTCGAACGGCCGGGGTTGTCGATCGGTGAGCAGTCGAAGTTGTAAAGCTCGTCGTACAGGAATTCCGCCACGAGTTTCGACTGCGCCGGTTCCGGCCGGACGTCGTGGTCGAACGGCGGCATCGCTCCGGAATTGATCATCCGGTAGACACGTTCCCAAGCCTTTCGCTGCGGCAGGAACTGATCCACTGACTTAAGTTGATGGACAGCGATGCCGGCCATTTCGGTATCCGGACCGTGACAATCGACGCAGTAGGTGTTCAGAAACGGCAGCAGCGCGGAATTCAGCGTCTGCTGTCGCTGCGTCGCATCGTCGTTCTGCAACTCGAGCGACATCAGCATCACCTGCGCAGTCGCTGCTTCCGCGCGAGGCGCGCCGGCGACCCCTGCGGCGTCCGCTGCGTTTCCGAACCCGTCGCCGGGACTTGCTGTCCGGACCGAATCGATTGATTCAAACGGCTGTGACGGTCGTTCGCGGATCGCCTTCAGCGTCGATGGCTCAGCAGTTCCGGTCTCCGCCATCGACGTCCGGGAAGACGATGTCGCCTGCAGTCGCCAGAATGCCCAGCCGCCAAAGATGGTTCCGACGGAGACGGCGGCAATTGCAGCACTGATCAGCCACTTCGGCTGAGTGCTTCGAACCGGCCGTCGTCGGTCCCGGTGCTGGGTATTAGTCGTCGTCCGCTTTCGGCGACGTTCAGCCTCGACACGTCGCGCGGCTCGTGAAGGGCGATCGACGCCCGCAGGACCAGCGACCGCTGGCGGAGCCTTGTCGCGATTCGAGCCCGGACTATCGGATCGCTTTGATAGCCGGATGCGCTGGCCGCATCCTTCCGTGGGGCACCTGATGATTCGGTCTTCGACGGCAGTTCGCAATCGAAAACGGCCACCACAGGCGGGGCATCGAAAAGTCAGTCCCATCAGCGAACGCCAGGCGAGCGGGAATTGAACGGCGACAGAATTGTGCGCTGAATGGCCGCTTTGAAATCCTAGTGCCGAATCCGGCAGGCGTCCATGAAAAGTCAGCCATTCACGGACACCGGAACTGGACCTTCGCGTATCGGCTGATTGCTGCCGACAGGCCAGTTCTCAGACAGGAAATCCCGCGGATCGTGAATTCCGGCGGCCGGGGCAACACGTGGACAAAGTGGGTGGTCTGAGTGGTGATTCCGGCTACCTGACCGGGCATCAAAGTCGCCGCAGTTCCTGTCACTTGACACGCCATCCGGCCGCTCAGCCGGCATCGCAGGTGCGACTGTAAGAGCTTTATTGACAGGGTTTTAGGGCAGGGGTAGAGTCACTTGACCACTGTGTTTTTCGCTGGTTTCGAAAGCCTGGAATGAAGCCGCCGCACTGCCTCAACCTGACTCTGGCGCTGTTGCTTTCGGCCGTGTGCGCGGCGGAAGATGACTGTTGGTGTCAGCGTCCGAGACGAAATCCGGATGTGCAGGAATCGGTGCGTGATGCACCACGCGATGCAGCAGCGCCTGAACGGATTATGACGGCACAGCGATTGGTGGAATCATCCCGTCCGACGTTTCGGTGGGAGCCATCCGAGGCGGCTCGGGACTGGCAGTTTATCGTGCTGCATCATTCGGCGACCGCCTCCGGCAGCGTCGAATCCATTCATCGTGAACATGGGCAACGTAAGGATCGTTACGGAAACAACTGGCTGGGGATTGGTTACCATTTTGTGATTGGTAACGGCTCCGGCATGGAAGACGGGGAAATTTCCCCAACGTTTCGGTGGAAAGGGCAGATTCACGGCGCGCATTCGGGTAGCACTACGCACAACGCGACTGGAATCGGAATCTGCGTGATTGGCAACTTTGAAAACCACCCGCCTTCTGAACGTCAACTCACGGCACTTACGGAACTGCTCATCGCGCTCTCCCGAAATTACAACATCCCTGAATCACGAATCATTCCGCACAGTGTCGTCAGAGCGACCGCGTGCCCAGGAAGCAAGTTTCCGCTGAAGGAGCTTCTTCAGCGGATCAAGTCCGAAAGCTGATCCGGCAGAATCAGGACGAACGGCCCTCAGCCCGGCAGGACCGCGGACCCCTCCGCAGTCCGAAATTCCGCAACCCCTCAAACCAGCCACGGAAGACCAATTCATGTTCAATCGAGTTCAAATGCATCCCTGCCTGTCCAACGACCTTTCGTTTCTGACACCGCAGCTTGGCGTTGATTCACTGCCGCTGGAACTGCAGGAACTGATTGATCTGCAGACCGATTCGCCTGAGATTCTGGCCGAAGAATCTGCCGCCGCCGAATCCGACTGGCCCGTTTCGATCTTCATCCCGGAGCGCTACGAGGAGAACTATTCATATCCGCTGGTGATCTGGTTTCATGAAGCCGGCGGCAACGAAGACGATATCGAAACTGTCATGCATTCCATCAGTCCTCAGAATTACTGCGGGCTGGCACTGCGGGGAAACCGCAGAATGTCGGGACGCGATTCCTTCGAGTGGAACCACGATTCGCTGAGTTTCGGAGAAGTCCCGCTGGCACGGCTGGTAAACATTACGACCCGGCGACTGCGGCGCGCGTTTCACATTCACAGCGAACGCATCTTCGTCGCGGGTGCTCAGGCGGGAGCGGACGTGGCTCTGCAGTTGCTGCTGCAGCATTCCGACTGGTTCGCCGGAGCGATCCTGCTGGATCCGACGTGTGATCCGGAACACATGCACGGAGTTTTCCCCGGCGATCTGCGCGGAAAGCACGTACTGCAAACCGTGTCGCGGAATGCGTCCAACGAAACGCTGGCGCGGAATGTGGAAGCCGTTCGACTGCTTCGTTCGGCCGGAGTGAAGCTGGACGTGCGCATGAGCGAGTCGCCGCTGAATCCGTATGGCCCGGACGTGCGTTTCATCGATCACTGGCTGCTGTCTCGAATCAGCCAGGCTGCATTCGTCTGATAACGCACACCGAAGCCCGACGCTCAGTCCGCGCGGCGCGGCCACACACGGCGCGATTGACGCTCAACGCCGCCCCTGGTGCCGGTCCGGACCGTCAGTGACGTGCGGCCCGTTCGCCGCGGGTTTTGTCGGGCGGTAACGGCACCGGCTGTATCAGTGACTGACACCCCCGCTGCTTTCCGGCGGTGTGCGGTGGCCGTAGAACGAGTACAGCAGCGGGACAAGGTTGAACAGAGCCAGCGTCATCATCATGCCTCCCACGACAACGATTGCCAGAGGACGCTGCGACTGAGATCCCACTTTCGTCGCCAGCGCTGCGGGAAGCAGACCAAGGATTGCGGCCAGAGCGGTCATTGTGATCGGTCGTACCAGATGCTCTGTTCCGTGAATCACCGCCGACATGACATCGTGGCCGCTGCGCCGCAGGCCGTTGAACGAACTGACCATCAGCAGTCCGTTCATGACCGCCACGCCAAGGATGGAAATAAATCCGACTGCGGCGCTGATGTTGAAGTTCAAACCGGTCAGCAACAGCGCCCAGACGCCTCCCAGACTCATGGCCAGCACGTTCATGGATACGACAGCGGCGTCCAGCAGCGAAAAAAAGGCCAGGTACAGCATGACCAGAATAAGAGCGAAGGCCAGCAGCACGGTTGCCAGCATGCGCCGTTCAGCTTCCTGCATCTGCTGGAACTCACCGCTCCATGTGGTTGTGTAGGGCGATCGAATCAGCGGCTGAACGGCCTGCCGGGCTTCGGCGACGGTACTGGCAAGGTCGCGATCGCGAACAGAGAACTTGATCGCGATCAGCCGCCGTCCCTGTTCGCGATTGATGACGGCCGCACCGCTGCGGACGAACGACCCGGCAGGATCCGGTCTGCCGCTCTCATCGCGCGGTGTCAGCAGTTCGCCCAGCCGTCGGCGAGGTGTGACCGACAGAAACTCCGTCATGTCCTGAAGTGTCGTCCCGGTGACCGACGGCAGCGAAACCTGGGTTCCGAACGCTGTGGGCTGAACGCTGGTCCCCGAATAATTGCTGTCGTTGGTGATATCAACCGGAATCTGCAGGATGTCATCCACCGTATCCCGCAGGTGTTCCGGCCACCGCAGGGCGATATCAAAACGCCTTTCGCCCTCAATCATTTCTGAAAATGTATTACCGCCAACCGCCGTTGCGACCACGTCGTCGATATCCGCGACACGGACACCCCACGCGGCGCACTTATGGCGGTCGATCGGAAAGGCCAGGTTCGTCTGGCCCTGAATTCGAAAGATGCCCGGATCTGTGACGCCGGGCACTTTGCTGATCCGCCGTTCGACGGCACTGGCGATCGATTCCAGCTCGTTCAGGTCCGGCCCGAAGATCTTGATGGAGTTTTCTCCTTTGACGCCGGAAAGAGATTCCATCACGTTGTCCCGGATGATCTGTGAGAAGTCCCAACTGGCGCCGCGGATGGTGGCCTCCACGCGCCGGCTCATGGCTTCGACAAGTTCGTTTTTCGTGCGCGGACGCCCCTGTCCGGGCTGAACGGGCCAGTTCTGCATGGGCCTCAGCGGGACAAAGCACTGCAGCTCGTTGACGCCGGTCGGATCAGTGCCGTCGTCAGGGCGTCCCGTCTGCGACGCCACCAGTTCTACTTCCGAAAATTCCATGATCAGCCGGCGAAGTCGCCGTGCGTTTTCCGCGACTTCCTCCAGTGAAATATTCGCCGGAAACGTGCCGCGAATCACCATGTTGCCTTCTTCCAGTTCCGGCATGAATTCGCGCCCAAGCATCGGCAATGCCGCAAGCGTCGACACCAGCACCGCCAGCAGCACGGAAGCAGCCAGGACTCGGTGTTTCAGCATCAGGATGAGCTGTCCGATGAAGAACCTGCGGACCAGCCGTACAAGAACATTGTCCCGCGACGGCTTCAGATTGCGGAACAGCAAAGTACACAGCGCCGGCGACACCGTGAGTGCCAGCAGCAGGGCACCGCCCAGAGCGAACGCGTACGTATCGGCCATCGGGCCGAAGATCTGCCCTTCCGGTCCCTTCAGCGTGAACAGCGGCAGCAGCGCGCACACCATGATCATCGTTGAATAGAACAGGCTGCGCTGAACCTCCTGGGCTGCGGTCAGCACGCGATGCTGAGTCACCGTTTCCCGCGAACCGTGAACGAGAGCTTCGGGGCTCAGAAAATCGACAGGCTCGCTCAATCGGCGATACACATGTTCGACCATGATGACCGTCGAATCGACGATGATGCCGAAGTCCACAGCGCCGATTGACAGCAGATTGGCCGACTTGCCTCGCACCATCATCGCCCCGAAAGCGAACATCAGCGCCAGAGGAATGTTGATCGCGACGATCACAGCCGTCCGGACATTGCCCAGAAACGCCAGCAGGATACTCGTCACCAGAACCAGTCCGATCAGCAGGTTCTCGTGGACGGTGTCGGTTGTGACACCGATCAGCGCGGTTCGGTCGTAGTAGGGAACAAGTTGCACGCCCGGCAGTAGTTTTCCGGAACGATTCAGTTCGCTGATCTTCGCCTTAACCAGTTCCAGCGTCGGCAAAGACTGTTCGCCCTTGCGCAGCAGAACGATTCCCTGAACGACATCATCATCGTCGGTGGTCTGCGAATCGTCCGGCGAGGCGGCCGCGTTTTGTTTGGTGAATGCAGCCGCCGGAGGACGTTCGCCCGGTGCCTGTTCTGCCAACTGCGACTCATTTTGCCGACGTCTGGCAATTCCCACCTGGCCCTGCCGAATCTGGTGATCGACGACGACACCGCGGCGTCCGAGTTCTTCGTCACTGGCCTCCGGTCCGCCTTCCACCACCATCCCGACTCGAATCGGGATATTTCTGACCGCCGAAATCACAACGTCACGGATTTCGCGGATCCGACGGTTTTCTTCCTGTCGCAGGACGGCAGCCGCCTTTTGCGGGGTCGTCTCAGAAATCGCCCTTTGCATCGGATCGTCACCGCCGCCGATCAGGCCAATGGCCCGGATGACCTGCACATTGTTTCCTTCCGTGATGTAACTGCCTCCGACATTGGCATTGCTGTCCCGAATGGCACTTTCAAGCTGATCCAGCGTGATGTTGTATTGCCGCATTCGGTCGGGGTCGGGACGAATTTCATAACGCTTGACCGTTCCGCCGCACGCGACAACACCGGCGACACCGGGAACTCGCTGAAGCTCACGGGCCACTGACCAGTCCTGCAGCGACTTCAGATCGTTCCGCGTATAGACCTGATGACCCGTTGAGTCGGTCGGGTTGGACAGTGTGAAACGATAAATCTCTCCGATCGGCGACGCGGGAGAAATCTGCGGAACGACACCACTCGGCAGAGCAACCGTCGCCAGACGATTCAGAACTTCCTGTCGGGCGTCGGAGAATTCCACGCTGTACACGAACTGATTTCGCAGGTGAGACAGACCGAACATGGACTTGCTGCGTGTGTACTGCAGTCCGGGCATCCCGGCCAGGGCGATTTCCAGAGGAACCGTCACCTGCCGTTCCACCTCTTCCGCCGATGCACCGGGGTATTGGGCGACGACTTCAATAATTGCCGGCGCCGGGTCCGGATAGGCTTCGACGTTGACATGAACAAAGGCGTATCCGCCGATCAATGCAAGGACGCACATCAACAGCAGTACGACAATGCGACTGTGGACGGCCCAGCGAACGACTCCCGCAATCACAGGCCACCCCCGCTGCTCTGACGGGCAGTCGTCGTTGAATGGACTGCCGCTGTTTCCGACGATTCGGGAACCGGCTGTCCGGACTCGCGAGCCGCCCTGTTCTTCGCACGGCTGGTTCGGAATTCCGCAAGGATTTCCAAAGCTCCCTGCGATACGACTTTCGTCGCCTCCGTGAAGACCGGCCCCTCCGGAGTACCGGACGCTCCTGGCAGGCACGCCAAGCCGTCCTGAAATCGAACGACCCTGACTTCCATCGGCAGAAACCGGACGTCCGACGACGGATCCTGAACAAGCAGCCAGGACCGGGCGTCCAGATCAACGACAGCCGACGCCGGTACGCTGACCATCGGCACCGGATCCGGCAGAGTTACCGTCGCTGTGACAAACTGACCGGCTCGCAAATTGCCCTCCGAATTGTCCACCCAGCCCATCACCAGCCCGGTATGCTGCACGGGGTCAATCAGGCTGCCGATACGGTCAAAGGAACCGTGGATCGGCCCGGACAGTGCGTCGCCGCGCAGACGGATGTCCCATTTTCGATCCGACGGGGCCAGCCGCTGCAGCGTCGTAAGATCCTCTTCGTACGCAAAAGCGCGGACGTCAAGATGGCTCAGGTCGGCAACGCGAAACAATGTGTCCTCGACGTCTACCAGCGTTCCCGCGGCGAAGTTCTTTTCGACGATTGTCCCGGTAATTG
This is a stretch of genomic DNA from Planctomycetaceae bacterium. It encodes these proteins:
- a CDS encoding peptidoglycan recognition family protein, whose amino-acid sequence is MTAQRLVESSRPTFRWEPSEAARDWQFIVLHHSATASGSVESIHREHGQRKDRYGNNWLGIGYHFVIGNGSGMEDGEISPTFRWKGQIHGAHSGSTTHNATGIGICVIGNFENHPPSERQLTALTELLIALSRNYNIPESRIIPHSVVRATACPGSKFPLKELLQRIKSES
- a CDS encoding efflux RND transporter permease subunit, encoding MIAGVVRWAVHSRIVVLLLMCVLALIGGYAFVHVNVEAYPDPAPAIIEVVAQYPGASAEEVERQVTVPLEIALAGMPGLQYTRSKSMFGLSHLRNQFVYSVEFSDARQEVLNRLATVALPSGVVPQISPASPIGEIYRFTLSNPTDSTGHQVYTRNDLKSLQDWSVARELQRVPGVAGVVACGGTVKRYEIRPDPDRMRQYNITLDQLESAIRDSNANVGGSYITEGNNVQVIRAIGLIGGGDDPMQRAISETTPQKAAAVLRQEENRRIREIRDVVISAVRNIPIRVGMVVEGGPEASDEELGRRGVVVDHQIRQGQVGIARRRQNESQLAEQAPGERPPAAAFTKQNAAASPDDSQTTDDDDVVQGIVLLRKGEQSLPTLELVKAKISELNRSGKLLPGVQLVPYYDRTALIGVTTDTVHENLLIGLVLVTSILLAFLGNVRTAVIVAINIPLALMFAFGAMMVRGKSANLLSIGAVDFGIIVDSTVIMVEHVYRRLSEPVDFLSPEALVHGSRETVTQHRVLTAAQEVQRSLFYSTMIMVCALLPLFTLKGPEGQIFGPMADTYAFALGGALLLALTVSPALCTLLFRNLKPSRDNVLVRLVRRFFIGQLILMLKHRVLAASVLLAVLVSTLAALPMLGREFMPELEEGNMVIRGTFPANISLEEVAENARRLRRLIMEFSEVELVASQTGRPDDGTDPTGVNELQCFVPLRPMQNWPVQPGQGRPRTKNELVEAMSRRVEATIRGASWDFSQIIRDNVMESLSGVKGENSIKIFGPDLNELESIASAVERRISKVPGVTDPGIFRIQGQTNLAFPIDRHKCAAWGVRVADIDDVVATAVGGNTFSEMIEGERRFDIALRWPEHLRDTVDDILQIPVDITNDSNYSGTSVQPTAFGTQVSLPSVTGTTLQDMTEFLSVTPRRRLGELLTPRDESGRPDPAGSFVRSGAAVINREQGRRLIAIKFSVRDRDLASTVAEARQAVQPLIRSPYTTTWSGEFQQMQEAERRMLATVLLAFALILVMLYLAFFSLLDAAVVSMNVLAMSLGGVWALLLTGLNFNISAAVGFISILGVAVMNGLLMVSSFNGLRRSGHDVMSAVIHGTEHLVRPITMTALAAILGLLPAALATKVGSQSQRPLAIVVVGGMMMTLALFNLVPLLYSFYGHRTPPESSGGVSH
- a CDS encoding efflux RND transporter periplasmic adaptor subunit, with protein sequence MEIRSPITGTIVEKNFAAGTLVDVEDTLFRVADLSHLDVRAFAYEEDLTTLQRLAPSDRKWDIRLRGDALSGPIHGSFDRIGSLIDPVQHTGLVMGWVDNSEGNLRAGQFVTATVTLPDPVPMVSVPASAVVDLDARSWLLVQDPSSDVRFLPMEVRVVRFQDGLACLPGASGTPEGPVFTEATKVVSQGALEILAEFRTSRAKNRAARESGQPVPESSETAAVHSTTTARQSSGGGL